Genomic segment of Candidatus Thorarchaeota archaeon:
GCATATCACACATGCGCTCGCGAGCCCGGGATGTTGGCAATCCCCGCGACAAATGATTTGAAGACCGGACTGGGTTCATGGTCCAGCACGTCTATGATGTCTTGGATAGTGTCTGTGTCATGCAGAAGCTCCAGTGAGTCGTACTGCTCGAATCTCACCCCGGAGCTCAGTGCGGCTCTCCTGTGCAACTCGAAGCTGCCCGGCCCAAATGAGTACCTGACCACACCCGGAGGCCGAACCAGCAGGGCATTGGTCCCGCCATCTCTGGAGGGTGATGCAACCACAACAGGCATGGGCAGCAGCTCCCCGGTCTTCACGATGCTGTCCACCGAGTGGGGTGTAATGAGTGGAAGGTCCGCGGGCAAGATGAGCAA
This window contains:
- the cofC gene encoding 2-phospho-L-lactate guanylyltransferase encodes the protein MTKAVVLIPVKSLSHAKSRMSPQLGLQQRKELVLLMLQGVLDALARSTSVERVFVVTPDEEVTDHVQRRGVTVIQDSPGGGLNAALEKATSLIAQTEPDSPLLILPADLPLITPHSVDSIVKTGELLPMPVVVASPSRDGGTNALLVRPPGVVRYSFGPGSFELHRRAALSSGVRFEQYDSLELLHDTDTIQDIIDVLDHEPSPVFKSFVAGIANIPGSRAHV